The following proteins come from a genomic window of Maylandia zebra isolate NMK-2024a linkage group LG22, Mzebra_GT3a, whole genome shotgun sequence:
- the ldlrap1a gene encoding low density lipoprotein receptor adapter protein 1a, which produces MDALKSAGRAIIRSPSMAKQSWTASKHRKLPENWTDTRETILEGMTFNLRHLGMTLVDQPKGEELSAAAVKRIVATAKASGKKPQKVTLKVSPQGIVLHDSSTNKLLENVSIYRISYCTVDKLHDKVFAYIAQNTLNGTLECNAYLCSKRKVAQAVALTVAQAFTVAFELWQVSKEEKGKRAKSGSAGEASSSSHSERSNSFGSLKGTDVATDMLLDLEKSVNVAVETNGNIGEDQLDNHRQTSESNNNPAWKIEDGLDEAFSRLAVSRTNPQVLDIGVTPQDWLIEPDWDGTNGNTPNTVSPFEDDFLGF; this is translated from the exons AGCTCCCAGAGAACTGGACAGACACGCGGGAGACAATCTTAGAGGGCATGACCTTTAATCTTCGACATCTTGGCATGACACTGGTGGACCAACCCAAAGGAGAGGAGCTGTCAGCAGCTGCTGTAAAGAGGATTGTTGCCACG GCTAAAGCCAGTGGGAAGAAACCTCAGAAGGTCACTCTTAAGGTTTCTCCTCAGGGAATTGTCCTACATGACAGCTCAACAAATAAACTCCTGGAAAACGTGTCCATATACAG GATATCCTACTGCACGGTGGATAAACTACACGATAAAGTCTTTGCTTATATCGCACAAAACACCCTGAATGGAACCCTGGAGTGCAACGCCTACCTCTGCTCAAAGAGGAAAGTG GCTCAGGCTGTGGCGCTAACAGTAGCCCAGGCCTTCACAGTAGCTTTCGAGCTCTGGCAGGTGTCCAAAGAAG AGAAAGGGAAGAGAGCAAAGTCTGGGTCCGCTGGAGAGGCTAGCAGCAGTTCTCATTCAGAGAGATCGAACAGCTTTGGGAGTTTGAAAgggacag ATGTGGCTACAGATATGTTGTTGGATTTGGAGAAGAGTGTGAATGTGGCAGTGGAGACCAATGGAAACATCGGAGAGGATCAGCTGGATAACCACAGACAGACCTCCGAGTCCAACAACAATCCTGCCTGG AAAATAGAAGATGGTTTGGATGAAGCCTTCTCCAG ACTGGCAGTGTCACGTACTAACCCCCAGGTCCTGGACATTGGGGTGACCCCCCAAGATTGGCTCATTGAACCAGACTGGGATGGCACCAATGGAAACACTCCCAACACTGTCAGCCCATTTGAGGATGACTTCTTGGGCTTCTGA